CCTCATAATTACAGTCGCCGCTGGCGTTGCCGTAAACCTCGCGCACTGCGTCGATCGCCTCTTGCACCAGGACGACTCCGGTGATCGAGCCGTCGCTGATCGTCACCGAACCGTCCTCGTCGCGCGTCAACGTCGCGTGGATGCGGTACGACCGAATGCGCAAGCGGTAGTAGTAGTCTCCGTCCAAGCCGGCGTAGCTGCGGTGCATCTCAAAGGCTCCGGTTCCGGTCAGCTCGAGCGCATCGCCATCAAGGCGCCCGGACAGCACGGCGAGGGGCGCGCCGTTCGAGAAGTTCTGGGTCGCCGGGTGCCATACGGTCGCATAGGTCCCGTACTCGCCCTCCCCGCGACTACGCAGGAGCGCGCCCGCAACGGTGCCGTCGTCCGCAACCTCGAAGCTCAACACCGTCGACACGCCGAACGTCATCGCGTGGTTCGCGAGGTCCGCGATGTCACCGTAGAGATGAGAGGCGTCCAGCTCCGCGTAGCTGTTGTCCAGGCCATCGAAGCGATCGAACTGAGCGGGGTGCTCGCCAGCAAACCCGCGACAGTGGTCGGCATCCGGGGTGTCCGCATCCAGGCCGTCGAGGTTGTCGGAGTAGCTGTCGTAGAAATAGCGGTCGAGCTCGTGATTGGAGATCACCAAGGCGTAGGCGTTCGGGTTGCTCGCTCCCGCCGCTCCTCCAGTGCCGGCCGTCGCACCCACTCCCCCCGTGCCGGCGGTAGCACCGGCCTCACCGCCGCTTCCGGCCGTCGCACCTGCCCCACCGTTTCCAGCATCAGGTGAGGCGCCGTTCGAGCTGCAACCCACACTGCCGGCACTGATCAAGCTCACCGCGGCCAAGCCACGAAACCACGCTTTCGACATGAGTCAAGGTACGCAGCAGCGAGCCAGTTCGCCCCCCGCGCCCACCAAAGCGAGTGAGTTTCACATCCACACGGATCAGACCGCTTCGACGCTGACGGGGATCCCGTTCAAGTGTGAGGTACCAGCGAGCTCGTCGATAACCTGATCATCCGTCACATCATTGATGCTCACACCGGCGTAGCGCGCGGCGACATCCAGTTGTGCACCTTCGCGGCTGTGCCCGTATCCGTGTGGCAAGCTCACAACTCCGGGCATCAGCTCGTCGGAGACTTCGACCGGCACCTCGATGCTCCCAATGCGGGAAGTAACCCGCGCCCTTCCGCCAGAAGCGACGCCGACCCGCGCGGCGTCTTCCGGATGAACGAGCAGGGTGCAGCGCTCCCTCCCCTTCACCAGCCGCTCGCTGTTGTGCATCCAGGAGTTGTTGCTGCGCAGGTTCCGCCGACCAATCAACGAAAACGGGTGTGCCGTTGAAGCGCGCTGCTCGAGCTCTTGCTCCAAGCGAGTTACGTCGGCGATCAGCGCCGTGGGCGCGAGTTCGATGCGCTGTGAAGGCGTCTGCAACGCTTCGGGCAAGCGCGATTCGAGGGGCCCTAGATCGATCCCATGCTCCCCGAGGTCCGAGAACTGAAGCCTGTGCGGACCAAAACGCAGCAAGAGGCACAAGATTTGCTTCGGTTTCACTGCGGAAACGAAAGCCCGAAGCGCGCCGGCTGCTACGCGGGCGCCCCCGCCACGCAGTTCGAGCAGCTTTGCGCTCAGCTGGGTCAGCACGTCCCAGTCGCTCTTGAGCTCTCCTTTGGGGGAGAGGAGCGGCTCGGAGTACCGGGCATGGTTACTCACTGCCATAGAGCTCGAGAGCAACGGATAGTTGTCGCGCTCGAGGCCAAACGTGGTGGGCAAGATCACATCGGCGTGGCGCGACGTCTCGTTGATGTAGATGTCGACGGACACCATGAAATCGAGCTTGTCCAAGGCGCGCTCCACGCGAGGCCCGTTGGCGAGCGACAACGCTGGGTTGCCCGCGACGGTGATGAGTCCATGGATTTGCCCTGGGCCGGGTGTGTCCATTTCCTCGGCAAAGGCTGCGGACGGCAGCTCCTTCGCAAACTCGGGTAGGCCGCGCACGCGGGTACGGAACGAAGCGTAGCTCCCACGCAAGCCAATCATCGCGGCAAGCTTCGCGAGATCCACGGCGGGTGTGTTGAACATCATCCCGCCTTCACGATCCAGGTTCCCGGTGACGACGTTCAACGCCTCGAACAGCCACGAAGCGAGCGCACCGAACTGCTGAGTGGAGGTGCCGAGGCGGCCGTAGCAAGCGGCTCGCTTCGCCGTCGCGAAAGCCCTGGCGAGCTCACGGATCTTCTCGGCAGAGATCCCACACACTGCAGCAACGCGCTCCGGCGGAAAGCGCAGCGCGACGCTCTTGAGTTCGTCCAAGCCGTCGGTGAACTCTGCGAGGCGCCCAGGCGCTTCGAGGCCGGCTTCGAAGATGGCAGACAGCATCCCGAGCAGGAAGAAGGCGTCAGTCCCAGGTCGGATGAAGACGTGTTCATCGGCTTCTTTCGCCGTTTCCGTGCGGCGCGGATCGACGACTACCAGCTTCGCTCCTCTCCCCCGCAAATCCCGGATCCGCTGCTTGAATCCAGGGGCCGTCATGATGCTGCCGTTGCTGACCATGGGGTTTGCCCCGAGCATCAACAGGTAGTCGGTGCGCGCGAGATCGGGGACCGGCAGCAGCGCCTGATTGCCGTACAGGTGATAGGTGGTGAAGAGCCGCGGCAGCGCGTCCACCGACTGCGAGCTGTAGCGGTTCTTGCTGCCGATCACCGCGTGGAGCAGCACGAAGCCGAGGGTGCCCGCGTAGCTGTGCCCCAGGGGGTTGCCGCCGTACATCGCGACCGCGTCTTTGCCGTAGCGGGCCTGGATCTCTGCAAAGCGCCGCGCGACGATGCCGAGCGCGTCCTCCCAAGTGGTGCGCATCAGGCGACCGCCGACGCGTTTCATCGGATACAGCACGCGGTTTGGATCCTCGTGGATATCCTTCAGGCCCATCGCCTTGGGACACAAGTAGCCTTTGCTGAACGGATCCTGAGTGTCCCCGCGAATCGACGTCACGTTTCGACCGTCGTGCTCCACCGCCAAACCACAAGAAGCCTCACACAGCGAACAGCTCGCATACCCCTGCATGGCCGAAAGCCTGGAGCCGCAGCGTTCGGAACGCCAGTGTCAGCGTGAAAAGGCGCCCTTCGCGACGAATTTCAGGGTGTAGCCGGCCTGAGTGCTCCACGACGATCCTGCTGGCTTTGGCGCCAACTCGAGCTAGTTCTCCCGGCATGCAAACGCTCAGCGTGGATCTGAGTCGCCCCGCAACGGAGCGATGGCAGCTGACAGATGCCCAGAAGGCTGACGCGCGGGGCTTGATCGAGACGTACAAGTCCGATCTAGGCCTGGGTGATGCCTTGCCCGCTACAGAGGTCGCCCCGCTGATCATTGAAGCGGGTGCGTTGTTAGTGCCCGCAGAACTCCAGGGGGAGCTTGAGGGTTTGGCTGGGCAGCTCGCGGTTCCGTACGGCGATGTGCTCGTGTGTAACCTCTACTATGATGCGATCAAGGCCGTACTCATGGGTTGCACGGCGTTTGCGGTCGATCGCAGCGACGGACCGTTGCACGCGCGGAATCTAGACTGGTGGAGTGACACGCGTCTGCTGAGCCGCGCGACGCTCGTCACCCAGTTTCATGGCGCACCCGCGGGCGAGTTCATCACCGTTGGCTGGCCGGGATTCATCGGCGCCATGTCCGGTATCGCCCCGGGTCGCTTCGCAGTGACGCTGAACTCGGTGTTGAGCTTCGATGCCTTCGAACTAGCGACTCCAGTGGTCTTTCTCCTACGCGAGGTGTTGGCCACCGCACGCGACTTCGATGAAGCGTTGACGCGGCTGGCTG
This Polyangiaceae bacterium DNA region includes the following protein-coding sequences:
- a CDS encoding molybdopterin-dependent oxidoreductase, whose amino-acid sequence is MQGYASCSLCEASCGLAVEHDGRNVTSIRGDTQDPFSKGYLCPKAMGLKDIHEDPNRVLYPMKRVGGRLMRTTWEDALGIVARRFAEIQARYGKDAVAMYGGNPLGHSYAGTLGFVLLHAVIGSKNRYSSQSVDALPRLFTTYHLYGNQALLPVPDLARTDYLLMLGANPMVSNGSIMTAPGFKQRIRDLRGRGAKLVVVDPRRTETAKEADEHVFIRPGTDAFFLLGMLSAIFEAGLEAPGRLAEFTDGLDELKSVALRFPPERVAAVCGISAEKIRELARAFATAKRAACYGRLGTSTQQFGALASWLFEALNVVTGNLDREGGMMFNTPAVDLAKLAAMIGLRGSYASFRTRVRGLPEFAKELPSAAFAEEMDTPGPGQIHGLITVAGNPALSLANGPRVERALDKLDFMVSVDIYINETSRHADVILPTTFGLERDNYPLLSSSMAVSNHARYSEPLLSPKGELKSDWDVLTQLSAKLLELRGGGARVAAGALRAFVSAVKPKQILCLLLRFGPHRLQFSDLGEHGIDLGPLESRLPEALQTPSQRIELAPTALIADVTRLEQELEQRASTAHPFSLIGRRNLRSNNSWMHNSERLVKGRERCTLLVHPEDAARVGVASGGRARVTSRIGSIEVPVEVSDELMPGVVSLPHGYGHSREGAQLDVAARYAGVSINDVTDDQVIDELAGTSHLNGIPVSVEAV